The proteins below come from a single Papaver somniferum cultivar HN1 chromosome 11, ASM357369v1, whole genome shotgun sequence genomic window:
- the LOC113321086 gene encoding polygalacturonase-like, with amino-acid sequence MQAVNIVFLIFGVVIATHIHDVVAQGVFNVLDSGAKGDGISDDTQAFIKAWDATCKEPTGIPKMVIPKGKSFLVMPTTFPGPCKAKNISVELAGTIVAPESPKAWAGKDSGGWLIFANIAGLKVYGGGVIDGRGKAWWEQSCHNPKSLNHAGCSKRQPTAIHFIKTDGGQFRDITVQNGQMFHVALMGLDGFEAYNIKINAPTEAPNTDGIHTMNVKNVVIADSQFRSGDDCVSIGEGSSFVYVRNCHCGPGHGVSIGSLGSGGTNVAVEEIHVEKIEFVGTMFGCRIKTYPGGKGYCRKVTYKNSNFTNVLNPIFIDQYYFTPETVNEGSAVKISDVTFEGLTGTADTLVPSAITMKCSKMLGCDGIKFNKINITPVKPGVKLVSTVKNARGAILGPVEPAVPDLVKSA; translated from the exons ATG CAAGCTGTGAACAttgtttttttgatctttggggTTGTTATTGCAACCCATATTCATGATGTGGTAGCACAAGGTGTTTTTAACGTTTTAGATTCAGGTGCGAAAGGTGATGGCATAAGTGACGACACACAA GCATTCATCAAAGCATGGGATGCCACATGCAAGGAACCCACCGGGATACCAAAAATGGTTATTCCAAAAGGAAAGAGTTTCTTGGTTATGCCAACCACATTTCCTGGCCCATGCAAAGCCAAAAACATCTCCGTTGAG cTCGCGGGAACAATTGTAGCACCTGAGTCTCCTAAGGCGTGGGCTGGAAAGGATTCAGGGGGATGGCTCATATTCGCCAACATTGCTGGCCTTAAAGTATATGGAGGTGGTGTAATCGATGGACGCGGAAAAGCTTGGTGGGAACAGTCATGCCATAACCCTAAGTCGTTGAATCATGCG GGATGCAGCAAGCGACAACCAACA GCTATCCACTTCATTAAAACAGATGGTGGCCAATTCAGAGATATTACGGTCCAAAACGGTCAAATGTTTCATGTAGCTCTCATGGGTCTGGATGGTTTCGAGGCCTACAATATCAAGATTAACGCTCCTACAGAAGCTCCCAACACTGATGGAATTCACACCATGAATGTTAAAAATGTAGTTATTGCTGACAGCCAATTTAGGAGCG GTGATGATTGTGTGTCAATTGGAGAAGGAAGTTCATTTGTTTACGTCCGCAACTGTCACTGTGGACCTGGACACGGAGTAAG TATTGGAAGCTTAGGTTCAGGAGGAACGAACGTAGCAGTGGAAGAGATTCATGTTGAAAAGATTGAATTTGTTGGCACCATGTTTGGTTGCAGAATCAAGACTTATCCG GGCGGGAAAGGGTATTGCCGAAAAGTGACATACAAGAATTCCAATTTCACCAATGTATTGAATCCAATCTTCATCGATCAGTATTACTTTACCCCGGAAACCGTAAATGAG GGAAGCGCTGTTAAGATTAGTGACGTAACCTTCGAAGGTTTGACAGGAACAGCTGACACACTTGTACCATCTGCTATCACAATGAAATGTAGCAAGATGTTGGGTTGTGACGGTATTAAATTCAATAAGATCAACATAACACCTGTGAAGCCTGGAGTGAAACTTGTCTCAACTGTTAAAAATGCCCGTGGAGCTATACTAGGACCCGTTGAACCTGCCGTGCCGGATTTGGTTAAATCTGCTTGA